A single region of the Kineosporiaceae bacterium SCSIO 59966 genome encodes:
- the hemG gene encoding protoporphyrinogen oxidase, which yields MTAVDGRRPRVAVVGGGISGLTAAWALDRAGDCDVVLLEQAGRTGGVLRRAPVPGAPGGLVVDVGPEAVLARRPEALRLIEEVGLGDDVEHPVTTRSSVFTRGRLHPMPPGTQMGVPGDPQTLRGLLTDEEVARAAAEPSLAHDPVTGDVDVASWVAGRVGTAVVDRLVEPLLGGVYAGHAGRLSLRATVPQLWPVATSGTSVVEAVAARSGAGAGTAAGGPVFAGVRGGVARLAEELTRQLAVRHEVRTRAAVHRLEARSGGGWRLWVGPRPDPEALDVDGVVLAVPAGRAARLLDGVAAAAAGPLAGVRTASTAVLTVVLPPGTLDGLGDGGPLSGVLVPPVEGRLVKAMTFSSAKWGWVSQAADGHDVVRLSVGREGEQADLQRPDDELLAAALADAAGILGRPLRPVATLVTRWGGALPQYGVGHIDLVDRVRDAVARHRALALAGATFGGVGIPACVATAEAAVQQVLADLG from the coding sequence GTGACCGCCGTGGACGGACGTCGTCCCCGGGTCGCCGTCGTCGGTGGCGGGATCAGCGGGCTGACCGCGGCCTGGGCCCTGGACCGCGCCGGCGACTGCGACGTCGTCCTGCTCGAGCAGGCCGGGCGCACCGGGGGGGTGCTCCGGCGGGCCCCGGTACCCGGCGCCCCCGGCGGGCTCGTCGTCGACGTCGGACCGGAGGCCGTGCTGGCCCGGCGGCCCGAGGCGTTGCGCCTGATCGAGGAGGTCGGGCTCGGGGATGACGTCGAGCACCCGGTGACGACCCGCTCGTCGGTGTTCACCCGCGGCCGGCTGCACCCGATGCCGCCTGGCACCCAGATGGGCGTCCCCGGTGACCCGCAGACCCTGCGTGGCCTGCTCACCGACGAGGAGGTGGCCCGGGCGGCCGCCGAGCCGTCGCTGGCGCACGACCCCGTCACCGGCGACGTCGACGTCGCGTCGTGGGTCGCCGGCCGGGTCGGCACGGCCGTCGTCGACCGTCTCGTCGAGCCACTGCTGGGTGGCGTGTACGCCGGGCACGCCGGCCGGCTCTCGCTGCGGGCGACCGTCCCCCAGCTGTGGCCGGTTGCGACGTCCGGGACGTCGGTCGTCGAGGCGGTCGCGGCTCGTTCCGGCGCGGGAGCGGGGACCGCGGCCGGAGGACCGGTGTTCGCCGGCGTCCGCGGCGGGGTGGCCCGGCTGGCCGAGGAGCTCACCCGGCAGCTCGCCGTGCGGCACGAGGTGCGCACCAGGGCCGCCGTCCACCGCCTCGAGGCCCGCTCCGGCGGTGGTTGGCGTCTGTGGGTGGGCCCGCGGCCGGACCCGGAGGCGCTCGACGTCGACGGTGTCGTGCTCGCCGTGCCCGCGGGGCGGGCCGCTCGCCTGCTCGACGGGGTGGCCGCGGCCGCGGCCGGCCCACTGGCCGGCGTCCGGACGGCGAGCACCGCTGTGCTCACTGTCGTCCTGCCGCCCGGGACCCTCGACGGACTCGGCGACGGCGGCCCGCTGTCCGGGGTGCTCGTCCCGCCCGTGGAGGGCCGGCTGGTCAAGGCGATGACCTTCTCCAGCGCCAAGTGGGGATGGGTGAGCCAGGCGGCGGACGGTCATGACGTCGTCCGGCTCTCGGTCGGGCGGGAGGGTGAGCAGGCGGACCTGCAGCGGCCGGACGACGAGCTGCTCGCCGCCGCTCTCGCCGACGCCGCGGGCATTCTGGGCCGACCCCTGCGCCCGGTCGCCACGCTCGTCACCCGGTGGGGCGGGGCGCTGCCGCAGTACGGCGTCGGCCACATCGACCTCGTCGACCGGGTCCGGGACGCGGTCGCCCGGCACCGCGCTCTCGCGCTGGCGGGGGCGACGTTCGGTGGCGTCGGGATCCCGGCCTGCGTCGCGACCGCGGAGGCGGCCGTGCAGCAGGTGCTGGCCGATCTCGGCTGA
- a CDS encoding GNAT family N-acetyltransferase has product MRRVRRAAWSELDPSTLHAIVRLRVDVFVVEQQCPYPELDGRDVEAGTEHVWIADDGLAVASYLRVLAEPDDVRRVGRVVTHPAMRGRGLAEVLVRDVLARHDERPVVLDAQAHLTGWYARFGFTATGPEFLEDGIPHVPMRRDP; this is encoded by the coding sequence GTGAGGCGGGTCCGGCGGGCCGCCTGGTCCGAGTTGGACCCGTCGACGCTGCACGCGATCGTCCGGCTGCGGGTCGACGTGTTCGTCGTCGAGCAGCAGTGCCCCTACCCAGAGCTCGACGGCCGGGACGTGGAGGCCGGCACCGAGCACGTGTGGATCGCCGACGACGGGCTCGCGGTGGCGTCGTACCTGCGGGTGCTGGCCGAGCCGGACGACGTCCGCCGGGTCGGGCGGGTCGTCACCCACCCGGCCATGCGCGGGAGAGGCCTGGCGGAGGTGCTGGTGCGGGACGTGCTGGCGCGTCACGACGAGCGACCGGTCGTGCTCGATGCGCAGGCGCACCTGACGGGGTGGTACGCGCGGTTCGGGTTCACCGCCACAGGTCCGGAGTTCCTCGAGGACGGCATCCCGCACGTTCCCATGCGCCGCGACCCTTGA
- the hemE gene encoding uroporphyrinogen decarboxylase, with translation MREDLQNSPFLRACRREPVPHTPVWFMRQAGRSLPEYRRVREGTTMLEACQRPELVTEITLQPVRRYGVDAAILYSDIVVPLVAAGVDLDIVPGTGPVVAEPVRDAAAVRALPPLDAGQVGFVADAVRMLVAELGPTPLIGFAGAPFTLASYLVEGGPSRHHERTKALMYGDPATWTALMEWLTEVTTTFLRAQVEAGASAVQLFDSWAGALSLVDYTALVQPWSARVLAGVADLGVPRIHFGVGTGELLGAMAAAGADVVGVDFRVPLDEAARRVGPGHALQGNLDPATVFAPWEAVAPRVLATLQAGRAAEGHVFNLGHGVIPTTDPDVLARVVDLVHEASAADQASAADQASPAGGR, from the coding sequence GTGCGCGAGGACCTGCAGAACAGCCCGTTCCTGCGTGCGTGCCGCCGCGAGCCGGTGCCGCACACACCCGTGTGGTTCATGCGCCAGGCCGGTCGCTCGCTGCCGGAGTACCGCCGGGTGCGAGAGGGCACGACGATGCTCGAGGCGTGCCAGCGTCCCGAGCTCGTCACCGAGATCACCCTGCAGCCGGTGCGCCGCTACGGGGTGGACGCGGCGATCCTCTACTCCGACATCGTCGTCCCGCTCGTCGCCGCAGGGGTCGACCTCGACATCGTCCCGGGCACCGGGCCGGTCGTCGCCGAGCCGGTCCGGGACGCCGCCGCCGTCCGGGCCCTGCCCCCGCTGGACGCCGGCCAGGTCGGCTTCGTCGCCGACGCCGTCCGGATGCTCGTCGCCGAGCTCGGGCCCACTCCGCTGATCGGGTTCGCCGGCGCGCCGTTCACCCTCGCCAGCTATCTCGTCGAGGGCGGTCCGAGCCGTCACCACGAGCGGACCAAGGCGCTCATGTACGGCGACCCGGCCACCTGGACCGCCCTGATGGAGTGGCTCACCGAGGTGACGACGACGTTCCTGCGCGCCCAGGTCGAGGCGGGGGCCAGCGCCGTCCAGCTCTTCGACTCGTGGGCCGGTGCGCTGTCGCTGGTCGACTACACCGCGCTGGTCCAGCCGTGGTCGGCCCGGGTGCTCGCCGGCGTGGCCGACCTCGGCGTGCCGCGGATCCACTTCGGTGTCGGTACCGGTGAGCTGCTCGGGGCGATGGCCGCGGCGGGGGCGGACGTCGTCGGCGTCGACTTCCGGGTGCCGCTGGACGAGGCTGCCCGCCGGGTCGGCCCCGGCCACGCGCTGCAGGGCAACCTCGACCCGGCCACCGTGTTCGCCCCGTGGGAGGCCGTCGCCCCGCGAGTCCTGGCCACCCTGCAGGCCGGCCGGGCCGCCGAGGGGCACGTGTTCAACCTCGGGCACGGGGTCATCCCCACCACCGACCCGGACGTGCTCGCCCGCGTCGTCGACCTCGTGCACGAGGCCAGCGCCGCTGACCAGGCCAGCGCCGCCGACCAGGCCAGCCCTGCGGGCGGCCGGTGA
- a CDS encoding ribonuclease D, whose product MDPREPRPLTSPRGGVPEVTDTPAALQAVAQRLAAGTGPVAVDAERASGYRYGQRAFLVQLHRAGTGTVLVDPVPFDDLAVLGEALADAGWVLHAASQDLPCLAEVGLRPGGELFDTELAARLAGFEKVGLAAVVERMLGWQLAKEHSAVDWSTRPLPAEWLTYAALDVDVLLDLRDALAAELAAQGKSDWAAQEFAAVRDAAPAAPRLEPWRRTSGLHTVRGRRQLAVVRELWQVREEMARRRDLAPGRVLPDRAIVAAAAAMPASVPELTALPVFSGPANRRIATRWFAAVDRARRLPDDQLPTPSLASDGPPPARLWKDRNPDAAARLAAARQAVAGLSREHAVPVENLLQPDLLRRLCWDPPDPAEPQDVADRLRTGGARPWQVSLLAGPLAAALAGEGAAVT is encoded by the coding sequence ATGGACCCTCGCGAGCCGCGACCGCTGACCAGCCCGCGCGGCGGCGTCCCGGAGGTGACCGACACCCCGGCCGCGCTGCAGGCGGTCGCGCAGCGGCTGGCCGCCGGCACCGGACCGGTCGCCGTCGACGCCGAGCGCGCCTCCGGCTACCGCTACGGCCAGCGGGCCTTCCTCGTCCAGCTGCACCGGGCCGGTACCGGCACCGTGCTGGTCGACCCGGTCCCGTTCGACGACCTCGCCGTGCTCGGCGAGGCTCTGGCGGACGCCGGGTGGGTGCTGCACGCGGCGTCCCAGGACCTGCCCTGCCTGGCCGAGGTTGGCCTACGACCCGGTGGCGAGCTGTTCGACACCGAGCTGGCCGCCCGGCTGGCCGGCTTCGAGAAGGTCGGGCTGGCGGCGGTGGTCGAGCGGATGCTCGGCTGGCAGCTCGCCAAGGAGCACTCCGCCGTGGACTGGTCCACCCGGCCGCTGCCGGCCGAGTGGCTCACCTACGCGGCCCTGGACGTCGACGTCCTGCTGGACCTGCGCGACGCCCTGGCCGCGGAGCTGGCCGCGCAGGGCAAGTCGGACTGGGCGGCCCAGGAGTTCGCCGCCGTCCGGGACGCCGCCCCGGCGGCCCCGCGGCTCGAGCCCTGGCGGCGCACGTCCGGCCTGCACACCGTCCGCGGACGCCGTCAGCTCGCCGTCGTCAGAGAGCTGTGGCAGGTGCGGGAGGAGATGGCCCGCCGGCGGGACCTGGCGCCGGGGCGGGTGCTGCCCGACCGGGCGATCGTGGCCGCTGCCGCGGCGATGCCGGCGTCGGTGCCCGAGCTCACCGCTCTGCCGGTGTTCTCCGGACCGGCCAACCGCAGGATCGCCACCCGCTGGTTCGCCGCCGTCGACCGGGCCCGCCGGCTCCCCGACGACCAGCTGCCCACCCCGTCGCTGGCCAGCGACGGCCCGCCTCCGGCCCGGCTGTGGAAGGACCGCAACCCGGACGCCGCAGCGCGTCTGGCCGCAGCCCGGCAGGCCGTCGCTGGGCTGTCCCGCGAGCACGCCGTCCCGGTGGAGAACCTGCTGCAGCCCGACCTGCTGCGCCGGTTGTGCTGGGACCCGCCGGACCCTGCCGAACCCCAGGACGTGGCCGACCGGCTGCGGACCGGTGGGGCGCGGCCGTGGCAGGTGTCGCTCCTGGCGGGTCCGCTCGCCGCCGCGTTGGCCGGCGAGGGCGCAGCGGTCACCTGA
- a CDS encoding thiolase family protein: protein MPRTLRNVVFVDGVRTPFGKAGEKGMYAQTRADDLVVACVRELLRRNPALPPERVDEVAVAATTQIGDQGLTIGRMVALLSGLPASVPGYAIDRMCAGAMTAVTTTAAGIAFGSYDVVVAGGVEHMGRHPMGEAVDPNPRLVAERLVDPSALSMGATAENLHDRFPHLTKERADAFAVLSQQRLAAAYAAGKVQPDLVPVAVRSAEQGWGLAVADEPPRPGTTADGLATLKTPFRPHGRVTAGNAAGLNDGATACLLASADAAGELGLTARMRLVDYSFAGVEPEVMGVGPVPATEKLLARTGLGIEDIGLFEINEAFAVQVLAFLDHFGIADDDPRVNPWGGAIAVGHPLAASGIRLMNQLARHFEEHPEVRYGLTTMCIGMGMGGSVLWENPHHPDYGTEDDAR, encoded by the coding sequence GTGCCCCGCACCCTCCGGAACGTCGTCTTCGTCGACGGCGTCCGAACCCCCTTCGGCAAGGCCGGCGAGAAGGGCATGTACGCGCAGACCCGCGCCGACGACCTCGTCGTGGCCTGCGTGCGCGAGCTGCTGCGCCGCAACCCCGCTCTACCGCCCGAGCGTGTCGACGAGGTGGCGGTCGCGGCCACGACGCAGATCGGCGACCAGGGTCTGACGATCGGCCGGATGGTGGCCCTGCTGTCCGGCCTGCCGGCGTCCGTGCCGGGGTACGCGATCGACCGGATGTGCGCCGGTGCGATGACCGCGGTGACGACCACCGCGGCGGGGATCGCCTTCGGCTCCTACGACGTCGTGGTCGCCGGCGGGGTCGAGCACATGGGCCGGCACCCGATGGGCGAGGCGGTCGACCCGAACCCCCGGCTCGTCGCCGAGCGGCTCGTCGACCCCTCCGCGCTGTCCATGGGCGCGACGGCGGAGAACCTGCACGACCGGTTCCCGCACCTGACCAAGGAGCGCGCCGACGCCTTCGCCGTCCTCAGCCAGCAGCGGCTCGCCGCGGCCTACGCCGCAGGCAAGGTCCAGCCGGACCTCGTCCCCGTCGCCGTCCGCAGCGCCGAGCAGGGGTGGGGGCTGGCGGTGGCCGACGAGCCGCCGCGGCCGGGGACCACGGCGGACGGCCTGGCGACCCTGAAGACCCCGTTCCGCCCCCACGGCCGGGTGACCGCCGGCAACGCCGCCGGCCTCAACGACGGCGCCACGGCCTGCCTGCTCGCCAGCGCCGACGCGGCCGGTGAGCTCGGGCTCACCGCCCGGATGCGACTGGTCGACTACTCCTTCGCCGGCGTCGAGCCGGAGGTCATGGGGGTCGGACCGGTCCCGGCCACGGAGAAGCTGCTGGCCCGCACCGGCCTGGGCATCGAGGACATCGGGCTGTTCGAGATCAACGAGGCGTTCGCCGTCCAGGTACTCGCCTTCCTCGACCACTTCGGGATCGCGGACGACGACCCGCGGGTCAACCCGTGGGGCGGGGCGATCGCCGTCGGCCACCCGCTGGCCGCCTCGGGGATCCGGCTGATGAACCAGCTCGCCCGGCACTTCGAGGAGCACCCCGAGGTCCGCTACGGCCTGACGACGATGTGCATCGGCATGGGGATGGGCGGGTCCGTGCTCTGGGAGAACCCGCACCACCCGGACTACGGCACGGAGGACGACGCCCGATGA
- a CDS encoding chlorite dismutase family protein: MAEKTPPGPSAREINDTIRYTMWSVFRARPGALPTDRADLVAEVEELLADLGGKDLVVRGWYDVAGLRADADLMVWWHAPDVETVQDAYRRLRRTRLGQGLEPAWSAVALHRPAEFNKGHVPAFMAGEDPRGYVCVYPFVRSYDWYLLPEEERRTMLRDHGMAARGYPDVRANTVSSFALGDYEWILAFEADELHRIVDLMRDLRATEARRHVREEIPFFNGPRVPLAELVTGLP; encoded by the coding sequence ATGGCCGAGAAGACCCCACCGGGCCCCAGCGCCCGGGAGATCAACGACACGATCCGGTACACGATGTGGTCGGTCTTCCGGGCCCGTCCCGGCGCCTTGCCTACCGACCGCGCGGACCTCGTCGCCGAGGTCGAGGAGCTGCTCGCCGACCTCGGTGGCAAGGACCTCGTCGTGCGCGGCTGGTACGACGTCGCGGGCCTGCGCGCCGACGCCGACCTCATGGTGTGGTGGCACGCCCCGGACGTCGAGACCGTCCAGGACGCCTACCGCCGGCTGCGGCGTACTCGGCTCGGGCAGGGGCTGGAGCCGGCCTGGTCCGCCGTCGCCCTGCACCGGCCGGCCGAGTTCAACAAGGGCCACGTGCCGGCGTTCATGGCCGGCGAGGACCCGCGCGGCTACGTGTGCGTCTACCCGTTCGTGCGGTCCTACGACTGGTACCTGCTGCCGGAGGAGGAGCGGCGGACGATGCTGCGGGACCACGGGATGGCTGCGCGCGGCTACCCCGACGTCCGGGCGAACACGGTCTCCTCGTTCGCCCTGGGCGACTACGAGTGGATCCTCGCGTTCGAGGCTGACGAGCTGCACCGCATCGTCGATCTCATGCGTGACCTGCGGGCGACCGAGGCCCGGCGGCACGTCCGCGAGGAGATCCCGTTCTTCAACGGTCCGCGGGTGCCGCTGGCCGAGCTCGTCACCGGACTGCCCTGA
- the msrB gene encoding peptide-methionine (R)-S-oxide reductase MsrB encodes MESTGKTYPLQVPDDEWRARLSPEEYRVLRQAGTERPGSSPYEHETTVGVYACRACGAELFRSETKFDAHCGWPSFYAPLAEDRVEYVEDLSLGVRRVEVRCATCGSHLGHVFEGEGFDVPTDQRYCINGVSLRLQPQG; translated from the coding sequence ATGGAGTCCACCGGCAAGACCTACCCCCTGCAGGTTCCCGACGACGAGTGGCGGGCCCGGCTGAGCCCGGAGGAGTACCGGGTGCTGCGCCAGGCCGGCACCGAGCGCCCCGGGTCGAGCCCGTACGAGCACGAGACCACCGTCGGCGTCTACGCCTGTCGGGCGTGCGGGGCCGAGCTGTTCCGCAGCGAGACGAAGTTCGACGCGCACTGCGGGTGGCCGTCGTTCTACGCCCCGCTCGCCGAGGACCGGGTGGAGTACGTCGAGGACCTCTCGCTCGGCGTGCGCCGGGTCGAGGTGCGGTGCGCGACGTGCGGCTCGCACCTCGGGCACGTGTTCGAGGGTGAGGGGTTCGACGTCCCCACCGACCAGCGGTACTGCATCAACGGCGTCAGTCTGCGGCTGCAGCCGCAGGGGTGA
- a CDS encoding DUF3000 domain-containing protein: MAVGDVPGPAPEGFLRAVASLRAARLRPEVVLTEVPGPQRIAPYAVAVTADVVMGGAELATGRFVLLHDPAGQDAWEGTYRAVTFVRAELEPETGLDPLLGQVGWAWLEESLAQAGADAVAIGGTVTRVLSEGFAALGDRPASVELEVRASWTPVGDDLEPHLRGWGDLLCTVAGLPPLPEGVAALPRRLR, encoded by the coding sequence GTGGCGGTCGGTGACGTCCCCGGGCCCGCGCCGGAGGGCTTCCTGCGCGCGGTGGCCTCGTTGCGTGCCGCCCGGCTGCGCCCGGAGGTCGTGCTGACCGAGGTCCCCGGCCCCCAGCGGATCGCCCCCTACGCGGTCGCGGTCACCGCCGACGTCGTCATGGGGGGCGCCGAGCTGGCCACCGGCCGTTTCGTCCTGCTGCACGACCCGGCCGGGCAGGACGCCTGGGAAGGCACCTACCGGGCGGTGACGTTCGTGCGCGCCGAGCTGGAGCCGGAGACCGGGCTCGACCCGCTGCTCGGTCAGGTCGGCTGGGCCTGGTTGGAGGAGTCCCTCGCGCAGGCCGGCGCCGACGCCGTGGCCATCGGCGGCACGGTCACCCGGGTGCTGTCCGAGGGGTTCGCCGCGCTCGGCGACCGCCCGGCCAGCGTCGAGCTGGAGGTCCGTGCCTCGTGGACCCCGGTCGGGGACGACCTGGAGCCGCACCTGCGCGGCTGGGGGGACCTGCTGTGCACGGTCGCCGGCCTGCCGCCGCTGCCGGAGGGTGTGGCCGCCCTGCCTCGCCGGCTGCGCTGA
- a CDS encoding 3-hydroxyacyl-CoA dehydrogenase, whose translation MSSTTDAARLLAQSGDERVTEFHVRDVQLPGGATMALITMDNGFDHTKPTTFGPRGLLNLKEALDGIEERVRGGQVSAVGLTGKPFVFAVGADLKDVGRIADRDQALAIARLGHEQMRRLGELGVPSFAYVNGVAMGGGLEIALHCTYRTISSGVTAVALPECFLGLVPGWGGSYLLPNLVGPQAALTVMVANPLSNNTTMSGVEAARLGIADAVFEPADFLTESLRWTARVLAGEERVERPEVDRDEQAWQAAVDAARTTVDAKVAGAAPAPYRALDLVRLARTADRDAGFAAEDEILADLILSDEFRASVYAFDLVQRRAKRPAGAPDTGLARPVTKVGIVGAGLMASQLALLFARRLQVPVVMTDLDQARVDKGVGYVRAEVDKLLARGRISPDAANRLRALVTGSTSKDGFADADFVIEAVFEQMSVKQQVLTEVEAVVSAECVLATNTSSLSITEMTSQLQHPERVVGFHFFNPVAVMPLVEIVRGERTDDATLATAFATAKTLRKTTILVTDSPSFVVNRLLGRFMGEIARIVDEGTPIPVADRSMAGLAPMPPFMLLGLVGPAIALHNNETLHRAFPDRFYVSDNLRRVVEAGKPGFYRTDGGRPVLDEEVLELVEQPAEPVVLEPAQIRTRVLSALADEARRMLDDGVVAEPQDIDLAMITGAGFQFWNGGLTPLLDRTGVAEQVTGRRFLPRGVASTPA comes from the coding sequence ATGAGCAGCACGACCGACGCCGCGCGCCTGCTGGCCCAGTCCGGCGACGAACGGGTCACCGAGTTCCACGTCCGGGACGTGCAGCTGCCCGGCGGCGCGACGATGGCCCTGATCACGATGGACAACGGCTTCGACCACACGAAGCCGACGACCTTCGGTCCACGGGGACTGCTCAACCTCAAGGAGGCCCTCGACGGCATCGAGGAGCGGGTCCGCGGCGGACAGGTCAGCGCGGTCGGGCTGACCGGCAAGCCGTTCGTCTTCGCCGTCGGTGCCGACCTCAAGGACGTCGGGCGGATCGCCGACCGCGACCAGGCCCTGGCCATCGCCCGGCTCGGCCACGAGCAGATGCGCCGGCTCGGCGAGCTCGGCGTCCCCTCCTTCGCCTACGTCAACGGCGTGGCGATGGGCGGCGGCCTGGAGATCGCCCTGCACTGCACCTACCGGACGATCTCCTCCGGGGTGACTGCGGTGGCGCTGCCGGAGTGCTTCCTCGGGCTGGTCCCCGGCTGGGGGGGAAGCTACCTGCTGCCCAACCTCGTCGGCCCGCAGGCCGCGCTGACCGTCATGGTCGCCAACCCGCTGAGCAACAACACGACGATGAGCGGGGTGGAGGCGGCCCGGCTCGGTATCGCCGACGCGGTCTTCGAGCCTGCGGACTTCCTCACCGAGTCGCTGCGCTGGACCGCGAGGGTGCTGGCCGGTGAGGAGCGGGTCGAGCGACCGGAGGTGGACCGGGACGAGCAGGCCTGGCAGGCCGCCGTGGACGCCGCACGCACCACCGTCGACGCCAAGGTCGCCGGGGCTGCGCCCGCGCCCTACCGGGCACTCGACCTGGTGCGCCTGGCCCGCACCGCCGACCGGGACGCCGGGTTCGCCGCGGAGGACGAGATCCTCGCCGACCTCATCCTCAGCGACGAGTTCCGCGCCAGCGTCTACGCCTTCGACCTCGTCCAGCGCCGAGCCAAGCGCCCGGCCGGGGCCCCGGACACCGGGCTCGCCCGGCCGGTGACGAAGGTGGGGATCGTCGGGGCCGGACTCATGGCCAGCCAGCTCGCGCTGCTGTTCGCCCGCCGGCTGCAGGTACCGGTCGTGATGACCGACCTCGACCAGGCCCGGGTGGACAAGGGTGTCGGTTACGTGCGCGCCGAGGTGGACAAGCTGCTGGCCCGAGGGCGGATCTCCCCGGACGCCGCGAACCGGCTACGCGCTCTGGTCACCGGCTCGACGTCCAAGGACGGGTTCGCCGACGCGGACTTCGTCATCGAGGCCGTGTTCGAGCAGATGTCCGTCAAGCAGCAGGTCCTCACGGAGGTGGAGGCGGTGGTCTCCGCCGAGTGCGTGCTGGCGACGAACACCTCCTCGCTGTCGATCACCGAGATGACCTCGCAGCTGCAGCACCCGGAGCGGGTCGTCGGCTTCCACTTCTTCAACCCGGTCGCCGTCATGCCGCTGGTGGAGATCGTCCGTGGTGAGCGCACCGACGACGCCACCCTGGCCACCGCGTTCGCGACCGCCAAGACCCTGCGCAAGACGACGATCCTCGTCACCGACTCCCCGTCGTTCGTCGTCAACCGGCTGCTCGGCCGGTTCATGGGCGAGATCGCCCGGATCGTCGACGAGGGGACGCCGATCCCGGTCGCCGACCGCTCGATGGCCGGCCTGGCCCCGATGCCCCCGTTCATGCTGCTCGGCCTCGTCGGCCCGGCGATCGCGCTGCACAACAACGAGACGCTGCACCGCGCCTTCCCGGACCGGTTCTACGTCTCGGACAACCTGCGCCGGGTCGTCGAGGCCGGTAAGCCGGGCTTCTACCGGACCGACGGGGGCCGGCCGGTGCTCGACGAGGAGGTGCTCGAGCTCGTCGAGCAGCCGGCCGAACCGGTTGTCCTCGAGCCGGCGCAGATCCGCACCCGGGTGCTGTCCGCGCTCGCCGACGAGGCCCGGCGGATGCTCGACGACGGGGTCGTCGCCGAGCCGCAGGACATCGACCTCGCCATGATCACCGGCGCCGGGTTCCAGTTCTGGAACGGCGGGCTGACCCCGCTGCTCGACCGCACCGGCGTCGCGGAGCAGGTCACCGGCCGGCGGTTCCTGCCGCGCGGGGTGGCGAGCACACCCGCCTGA
- a CDS encoding response regulator transcription factor, whose amino-acid sequence MTAVMEGAVARSVVRQAGRSTALVAVQTAAARETAVRLLRVLGASDVVAARTVGEARRAVLPRNPDVAVVEVTLPDGSGIGLVRDLRSAGWRRTVVLANDIDPYTLRAAVRGGVRCLMLTDAVPRPEPAQPVPESVRGLSQREIEVLQLVADGHSNREVGEALGLSGLTVKSHLARIARKLGTGDRAEMTVVALRAGVIS is encoded by the coding sequence ATGACCGCTGTCATGGAGGGTGCCGTCGCCCGCTCCGTCGTCCGGCAGGCCGGCCGGTCCACCGCACTGGTCGCGGTGCAGACCGCGGCGGCCCGGGAGACGGCCGTGCGGCTGCTGCGAGTGCTCGGTGCCAGCGACGTGGTCGCGGCCCGCACGGTCGGCGAGGCACGGCGGGCGGTGCTGCCCCGCAACCCCGACGTGGCGGTCGTCGAGGTGACTTTGCCCGACGGGTCCGGCATCGGCCTCGTCCGCGACCTGCGCAGCGCCGGCTGGCGCCGCACCGTCGTGCTGGCCAACGACATCGACCCCTACACCCTGCGGGCCGCGGTCCGTGGGGGGGTCCGCTGCCTGATGCTGACCGACGCCGTCCCGCGCCCGGAACCGGCGCAACCGGTCCCCGAGTCGGTCAGGGGTCTCTCCCAGCGGGAGATCGAGGTGCTGCAGCTCGTCGCGGACGGCCACTCCAACCGTGAGGTCGGCGAGGCCCTCGGCCTGTCCGGCCTGACGGTGAAGAGCCACTTGGCCAGGATCGCCCGCAAGCTCGGCACGGGGGACCGGGCCGAGATGACGGTCGTGGCACTGCGCGCCGGAGTGATCTCCTGA